In Luteimonas viscosa, the genomic window CTCGGTGGTCAACGCACCCTTCGCACGCGGCGGCGCGCTCGACGCGCCCGAGGAAGGCCTGCCGTTCTGGCAGCACCCGCGCGCACGCGAGCTCGGACGGCTGGTGTTCGGCGGACTCGCGGTGCTGCTGCTGATCTTCACCGTGCTGCGCCCGGCCTCGCGCCAGCTGCTCGCGGGTCGCACCGCGACCGCCACCGTGGCCCCCGTCGCCAATGCCGACGACGACCCGCCGGTGAGCCTGTCGGCACCGGCGCAGGCGCAGGTCTCGTCGGCGCCGCTCGCGGCACCCGCCTCGTCGATGAAGCTCGACGACAAGCTCGAGATCGCGCGCACCGCGGTCAGCACCGACGCCAAGCGCGTCGCCCAGGTCGTGCGCGACATGGTGGAATCCGATGGCTGAGCAATCCCAGGGCGTCGCGCTGACCGGCGTCCAGCGCGCGGCGATCGTGCTGCTCTCGCTCGGCGAGCAGCAGGCCGCCGAAGTGCTCAAGCACATGGGCGCCAAGGAAGTGCAGAAGCTGGGCGTGGCCATGACCTCGGTCGGCGGCATCAGCCGCGACGCGGTGGCGCGCGTGTTCGACGAGTTCGTCGACGTGCTGGCCCAGCCCAGCGGCCTGGGCAGCGGCGCCGACGACTACGTGCGCGCGGTGCTGACCCAGGCGCTCGGCGAGGACCGCGCCAGCGGCCTGATCGACCGCATCCTGCTCGGCCGCAACACCTCCGGGCTCGACACCCTGAAGTGGATGGAGCCGCGCGCGATCGCCGAACTGGTGCGCAACGAGCACCCGCAGATCATCGCCATCGTCATGGCCCACCTCGACGGCGACCAGGCCGCCGAAGTGCTCAAGTGCCTGCCCGAGCGCGTGCGCGTCGACGTGCTGCTGCGGCTGGCGACGCTCGACGGCATCCCGCCGCATGCGCTCAACGAACTCAACGACGTGATGGCGCGCCAGTTCGCCGGCAACCAGAACATCAAGTCGTCCTCGGTCGGCGGGGTCAAGGTCGCGGCCAACATCCTCAACTTCATGGACTCGGGCCAGGACGAGGTGCTGCTCGGCGCGATCGGCGAGATCGACGGTGAACTCGGCACCCGCATCCGCGACCTGATGTTCGTGTTCGACAACCTCGCCGAGATCGACGACCGCGCGATGCAGGCGGTGCTGCGCGAGGTCTCCAGCGAGCAGCTGGCGCTGGCCCTGCGCGGCGCGGACGCCAGGGTGCGCGAGAAGATCACCGGCAACATGTCGCAGCGCGCGGCCGAGATCCTGGTCGAGGACATGGAGGCGCGTGGCCCGGTGCGGCTGGCCGAGGTCGAGGGCGCGCAGAAGGAAATCCTGGCCGTCGTGCGGCGCATGGCCGACAACGGCGACATCCAGCTGGCGGCCAAGGCCGAGGTGCTGGTGTGAACGGCACCGGCGCGCTGCGCGCCGACGACCCGCGCCTCGCCGCCGGCGGGGCCGTGCGCTGGAACGCGCCCGGACTGGTCTCGGTGCCGGTGGCCACGCCCGCCGAACCGGTGCCGGCCCCGCCGAGCGTCGAGGAACTGCAGGCGCTCGAACGCGCGGCGCGGGAAGAAGGATTCGCGCGCGGCCACGCCGAAGGCGTCGCCGCCGGACAGGCCGACGTGCGCCGCATGGTGGCGCAGATCGAAGGCGTGCTCGACGGCTTCACCCGCCCGCTCGCGCGCCTCGACGGCGAGGTGGCGGAGGCGCTCGCCGACCTGGCGGTGCGCATCGCCGGCCACCTGGTGGGGCGCGCCTACCGGGCCGACCCGACCCTGCTCGCCGACCTCGTGCGCGAGGCGCTGGAGGCGGTCGGCAGCGACACCCGCGAACTCGAACTGCGCCTGCACAACGACGATTTCGGCGTGCTCGCCCCGCACCTGGCCGGCCTCGACGGCGTGCGCCTGGTGGTGGACGGCGCGCTGGGCCGCGGCGAACTGCGCCTGCACAGCGAAAGCGTGCGCATCGACGGCACCATCGCCTCGCGCCTGCAGTCGGTGCTCGAGGCGACCCTCGCCGCCGGCGAGGCCCGGCCATGAGCAGCGTCGCCGCCGCGCACTGGCAGGAGGCGCGCAACCTGCGCCTGGCCGCGCGCCTGCAGGCCGCCGACCCGCAGCCGCCGTCGCTCGGGCTGGCGCGCGAGGGCGTGCTGCGCCGCGCCGTCGGCCTGACCCTCGAAGCCTCCGGCTGCAGCGCGCCGCTGGGCTCGCGCTGCCGGGTGGAGACCGCCGGCGGCCGCTGGGTCGACGCCGAGGTCGTCGGCTTCGCCGGCGACCGCACCTACCTGATGCCCACCGCCGATCTCGAAGGCCTGCTGCCGAACGCGCGCGTCGTGCCGCTGCGGCGGCGCGGCGAAGTCGCGGTCGGCGAGGGCCTGCTCGGCCGCGTCATCGACAGCGACGGCGTGCCGCTCGACGGCCGCGGCCCGGTGCGCGCCGAACAGTGGGTCGGCCTGGCCGGCACCGCGATCAATCCGCTGATGCGCGAACCGATCACCCAGTCGCTGGACGTGGGCGTGCGCGCGATCAACGCCCTGCTGCCGATCGGCCGCGGCCAGCGCATCGGCCTGTTCGCCGGCTCGGGCGTCGGCAAGTCCACGCTGCTCGGGATGATGACCCGCTTCACCGCCGCCGACGTGATCGTGGTCGGCCTGATCGGCGAACGCGGCCGCGAGGTGCGCGATTTCGTCGAGAGCACGCTGGGCGAGGAAGGCCTGCGCCGCGCCGTTGTCGTCGCCACGCCCGCCGACCGGCCGCCGCTGGCGCGCCTGCACGGCGCGCTGCGCGCCACCGCGATCGCCGAGTACTACCGCGACCAGGGCCTGCACGTGCTGCTGCTGATGGATTCGCTGACCCGCTTCGCCCATGCGCAGCGCGAGGTCGGCCTGTCGGTCGGCGA contains:
- the fliG gene encoding flagellar motor switch protein FliG, translated to MTGVQRAAIVLLSLGEQQAAEVLKHMGAKEVQKLGVAMTSVGGISRDAVARVFDEFVDVLAQPSGLGSGADDYVRAVLTQALGEDRASGLIDRILLGRNTSGLDTLKWMEPRAIAELVRNEHPQIIAIVMAHLDGDQAAEVLKCLPERVRVDVLLRLATLDGIPPHALNELNDVMARQFAGNQNIKSSSVGGVKVAANILNFMDSGQDEVLLGAIGEIDGELGTRIRDLMFVFDNLAEIDDRAMQAVLREVSSEQLALALRGADARVREKITGNMSQRAAEILVEDMEARGPVRLAEVEGAQKEILAVVRRMADNGDIQLAAKAEVLV
- a CDS encoding FliH/SctL family protein; translated protein: MRWNAPGLVSVPVATPAEPVPAPPSVEELQALERAAREEGFARGHAEGVAAGQADVRRMVAQIEGVLDGFTRPLARLDGEVAEALADLAVRIAGHLVGRAYRADPTLLADLVREALEAVGSDTRELELRLHNDDFGVLAPHLAGLDGVRLVVDGALGRGELRLHSESVRIDGTIASRLQSVLEATLAAGEARP
- the fliI gene encoding flagellar protein export ATPase FliI, with amino-acid sequence MSSVAAAHWQEARNLRLAARLQAADPQPPSLGLAREGVLRRAVGLTLEASGCSAPLGSRCRVETAGGRWVDAEVVGFAGDRTYLMPTADLEGLLPNARVVPLRRRGEVAVGEGLLGRVIDSDGVPLDGRGPVRAEQWVGLAGTAINPLMREPITQSLDVGVRAINALLPIGRGQRIGLFAGSGVGKSTLLGMMTRFTAADVIVVGLIGERGREVRDFVESTLGEEGLRRAVVVATPADRPPLARLHGALRATAIAEYYRDQGLHVLLLMDSLTRFAHAQREVGLSVGEPPTTRGYPPSVFAKLPQLVERAGNGADGRGSITAFYTVLTEGDDQQEPIADAARAILDGHIVLTRRIADAGQYPAIDVEVSVSRVMQEITDPAWRERIRRLKRLMAAHSAQRDLIAIGAYQRGSDPAVDEAVARWPAIQAFLGQDVAEASDVAASRAALAALLDDGPAAVAPNRPQEA